A portion of the Sphaerochaeta pleomorpha str. Grapes genome contains these proteins:
- a CDS encoding DUF6675 family protein, protein MQKKLLGICFFLFCLLATLTALPTLQSALPDLDEKTLQMLLEGEIISAKTLNGGTVKQLAPVGSKAYQQAFEAEAKENSFSIAAVSYIPYPDNLKDLDSNQRQLVVFNKLRALSTQVGITYISHRAGDKPKVLIEKCYYMEDDKNLNVHLADPVVTEFPLHAESYVYQKDSTFGGNRYHHIYTNSEQEIFVEIKNVSTLKVFNLITAVPKDKLAMSMATYQLDKGLLIFSLSTIDDKDPEINILGYVVDLPSAFRRRITALQQWFWEQLNAETK, encoded by the coding sequence ATGCAAAAAAAATTGCTTGGTATTTGTTTTTTCTTGTTTTGTCTTCTCGCAACCCTAACGGCACTGCCTACATTGCAATCGGCTTTGCCTGATTTGGATGAGAAGACTCTCCAAATGCTTCTCGAGGGAGAAATCATCAGTGCAAAAACGCTGAATGGGGGGACCGTGAAGCAGTTGGCACCTGTCGGTTCAAAGGCCTATCAACAGGCTTTCGAGGCAGAAGCAAAGGAAAACAGCTTCTCCATTGCCGCGGTAAGCTATATCCCCTACCCAGATAATCTTAAGGATTTGGATAGTAACCAAAGGCAGCTGGTTGTTTTTAACAAGCTCAGGGCGCTTTCGACTCAGGTCGGTATTACCTATATTTCTCACAGGGCAGGGGATAAGCCAAAGGTTCTCATTGAAAAATGCTATTACATGGAGGATGATAAGAACCTCAATGTGCATCTTGCTGACCCTGTAGTTACCGAGTTTCCCTTGCATGCCGAAAGCTATGTGTACCAGAAGGATTCTACCTTCGGCGGGAACCGTTACCATCATATCTATACGAATAGCGAACAAGAGATTTTCGTAGAAATAAAGAATGTCAGTACCCTGAAGGTTTTCAATCTGATTACTGCGGTTCCAAAAGATAAGCTTGCCATGTCCATGGCAACCTATCAACTGGACAAGGGATTGCTTATATTCAGTTTATCGACTATCGACGACAAGGACCCCGAAATTAATATATTGGGCTATGTCGTCGACCTTCCATCTGCTTTCAGACGGAGGATTACAGCCTTGCAACAGTGGTTTTGGGAACAACTTAACGCAGAAACAAAGTAA
- a CDS encoding undecaprenyl-phosphate glucose phosphotransferase, which yields MLRRFKQSLVIGKIIADSIAILVSWFLAYYLRFYVLPGGRRDSLSLFLSLSVLVLVMFFFFFSKNKLYDQTLDRSWRKETSWIFTSAFQVFLLLVVILYYFFPSKVSRITIALFFIFAVFLLILERTIIAGAIKKAYRKGRFTQRVLLVGFGDKLQEYQKALVRVCGAGVNIVGQYDSKGVSLPGCAQIEAASLREAVTKTKPDNVVIGYPGREYDRQQEMVAQGLDLLEQKVALLPSIPESYIGTKISDFRWIPMLHLNAAEIGVFQRFEKRLFDITSCSVAVLLLSPVFLIISILIKISSPGPIIFKQRRVTRDEKVFTMYKFRSMRTDMAEGAVHWTEENDPRITKIGRFLRRTSLDELPQLFNVIGGSMSLIGPRPERPELVERFNSEIPGYRMRHRAKAGISGWAQVNGWRGNTSLERRIEFDLYYIRNWSALFDMKIVFFTFFRGFVNENAY from the coding sequence ATGTTGAGAAGATTTAAACAGTCCTTGGTGATCGGAAAGATTATTGCCGATAGTATCGCTATCCTCGTCTCTTGGTTTCTTGCATATTATTTACGGTTTTACGTTCTTCCTGGTGGCCGGAGGGATTCCCTTTCACTTTTTCTAAGTCTTTCGGTGCTTGTTTTGGTTATGTTTTTCTTTTTCTTTAGCAAGAATAAGCTATATGACCAGACTCTGGACAGGTCTTGGAGGAAAGAAACCTCTTGGATTTTTACCAGTGCATTTCAGGTTTTTCTCTTATTGGTGGTAATCCTGTATTATTTCTTTCCGAGCAAAGTCAGTCGTATCACGATTGCCCTGTTTTTTATATTTGCGGTTTTTTTGCTCATCCTCGAACGTACGATTATTGCAGGCGCTATAAAAAAGGCGTACAGGAAAGGTCGTTTTACCCAGAGGGTATTGCTTGTCGGCTTTGGCGATAAACTCCAAGAATATCAGAAAGCATTGGTTCGGGTATGCGGTGCTGGGGTCAATATTGTGGGGCAATACGATAGCAAAGGTGTGTCTTTGCCCGGGTGTGCCCAGATTGAAGCAGCATCATTGCGTGAGGCAGTTACTAAGACCAAACCAGATAATGTGGTAATTGGATATCCTGGAAGGGAATATGACCGTCAACAGGAAATGGTTGCCCAGGGTTTGGATTTGCTTGAGCAAAAAGTTGCCTTGCTGCCATCAATTCCCGAGTCGTACATTGGAACGAAGATTTCTGACTTCCGATGGATTCCGATGTTACATCTCAATGCTGCCGAGATTGGGGTTTTTCAGCGATTTGAGAAGAGGCTTTTTGATATTACTTCCTGTTCTGTGGCTGTTTTACTGCTTTCTCCCGTTTTCTTGATTATTTCGATTCTCATTAAGATTAGCTCTCCAGGACCCATAATCTTCAAACAGAGGAGGGTGACGAGAGATGAAAAAGTATTTACTATGTATAAATTTAGAAGCATGCGTACCGATATGGCTGAAGGAGCTGTGCATTGGACAGAAGAAAATGACCCTAGGATTACCAAAATAGGCAGATTTCTTCGTCGTACGAGTCTGGATGAACTTCCCCAGTTGTTCAATGTCATCGGTGGTTCCATGAGTCTTATCGGTCCAAGGCCTGAACGTCCTGAACTAGTGGAACGGTTCAATAGTGAAATACCAGGATATAGGATGAGGCATCGTGCCAAGGCCGGGATTTCCGGCTGGGCTCAGGTTAATGGATGGAGAGGGAATACTTCCCTTGAAAGGCGTATTGAGTTTGATCTGTATTATATTCGCAACTGGAGTGCCTTGTTTGATATGAAGATTGTGTTTTTTACGTTCTTCAGAGGCTTCGTGAACGAAAATGCTTATTAA
- a CDS encoding glycosyltransferase: protein MSTITFLVLCHKNAPIAPSSVFLPFPEDEGMGGYASFCSMIRWALAHNDFHYIGFFTQDLYLNFSQDKASVIQEPYLTRAACKAYGLDSDTYLETFVAGQDMVISTPQRVKKQSPSFSSVSKFAESQSFWDANTIPVLLDLVKTFFPRYLQATQDYFSGQLLSEHAISFFKKDLFMEYGEFLFGILDRFCEKIDMGSYSLSQLEIVSFVGNSLTRIFYDQKKKENPALRTRELGCVRFEHADTPFFLVPAFTKAVPVVFASNEFFAPALGVCLQSMLEHCSAKHCYDVVILESSLSVDSKQRLEMMVGGRENVSLRFFDPTGMLSGRQLQKNPTDHISYETYYRFLIADILSGYEKVLYLDCDTVINADVADLYATDLKGMVLGATLEAEIAGLRGHDALLTSYIETVVGLGKQDPYFQAGVLVIDLQGIKAVHSIDEWLLLASKRKYRYNDQDILNKECKGRIALLDMSWNVVVDCAQKRLPLIMQAPHAISRSYLVARENPKIIHYAGFQKPWDDSSSDFAYLFWDYAKRSSFYDRVLSMVDQGQKKGSVSFRERVFPRGSKRRRFAKNLYLRFSKL from the coding sequence ATGTCAACGATAACGTTTCTTGTGCTATGCCACAAGAATGCTCCAATTGCTCCCTCCTCAGTTTTTCTTCCTTTCCCCGAAGATGAGGGCATGGGGGGCTACGCTTCCTTTTGCTCAATGATACGTTGGGCTTTGGCTCATAATGATTTTCACTATATCGGGTTTTTTACACAGGACCTGTATTTGAATTTCTCCCAGGATAAGGCAAGCGTGATACAGGAGCCCTATCTGACAAGAGCAGCCTGCAAGGCGTATGGCCTGGACTCTGATACCTACCTTGAAACATTTGTTGCAGGCCAGGATATGGTTATCTCTACGCCGCAACGGGTAAAGAAACAATCCCCTTCCTTTTCCAGCGTATCGAAATTTGCTGAAAGTCAATCTTTTTGGGATGCAAACACGATTCCTGTTCTTCTGGATTTGGTAAAAACCTTTTTTCCCCGTTATTTGCAGGCTACCCAAGATTATTTTTCCGGGCAGTTGTTAAGCGAGCATGCCATTTCATTTTTTAAGAAAGACTTGTTCATGGAATATGGCGAATTCCTATTTGGCATTCTCGATCGGTTTTGTGAAAAAATTGATATGGGTTCCTATTCTCTTTCCCAATTGGAGATTGTCTCGTTCGTGGGAAATAGCCTGACACGAATTTTCTATGATCAAAAGAAAAAAGAAAATCCGGCTTTGAGGACACGGGAGTTGGGTTGTGTGCGGTTCGAGCATGCCGATACCCCGTTCTTCCTTGTCCCGGCTTTTACAAAGGCTGTCCCGGTTGTGTTTGCCTCGAATGAATTTTTTGCACCCGCCCTTGGTGTTTGCCTGCAGTCGATGCTTGAGCATTGTTCAGCAAAGCATTGCTATGATGTGGTTATTTTGGAATCTTCCCTTTCTGTGGATTCAAAACAGAGGTTGGAAATGATGGTTGGCGGAAGGGAGAATGTCTCCCTTCGGTTTTTTGACCCAACGGGTATGCTATCGGGTCGCCAGTTGCAGAAAAACCCTACGGACCATATCAGTTATGAGACCTACTACCGTTTTCTTATTGCAGATATCCTCAGTGGCTATGAGAAGGTACTCTACCTCGACTGTGATACTGTGATCAATGCAGATGTTGCCGATTTATATGCTACCGACCTTAAGGGAATGGTTCTTGGGGCTACCTTGGAAGCTGAGATTGCGGGGCTTCGCGGACATGATGCCTTGTTAACCTCGTATATCGAAACGGTCGTGGGATTAGGGAAGCAGGATCCCTATTTTCAAGCTGGAGTGCTGGTAATAGATTTACAGGGAATAAAGGCTGTACACTCAATCGATGAATGGCTGCTGCTTGCTAGTAAAAGGAAATATCGATATAACGACCAGGATATTCTCAATAAGGAATGCAAGGGCAGGATAGCGCTTCTCGATATGTCTTGGAATGTTGTGGTTGACTGTGCCCAGAAAAGGCTTCCTCTTATTATGCAAGCTCCCCATGCAATTTCCCGTTCCTATCTGGTAGCAAGGGAGAATCCAAAGATTATCCACTATGCAGGGTTTCAGAAACCTTGGGACGACTCTTCTTCCGACTTCGCCTATTTGTTCTGGGACTATGCAAAGCGCTCGTCATTTTATGACAGGGTGCTCTCCATGGTGGACCAGGGACAAAAAAAAGGTTCTGTTTCTTTTCGGGAACGTGTGTTTCCAAGGGGAAGCAAGCGGCGTAGATTTGCAAAGAACCTATACCTTCGATTCTCAAAACTTTAG
- a CDS encoding Trp family transcriptional regulator, translating to MQTDYDDLIKIFTNITDEKSMKQLFEELFTAGEQKDFTLRWNLMKDLYRGIPQREIAANYKISLCKITRGSKILKQKGSYCRKILSDRYDDHLHI from the coding sequence ATGCAAACCGACTATGACGATTTGATTAAGATATTTACCAATATTACCGATGAGAAGTCGATGAAACAACTTTTTGAAGAATTGTTTACTGCTGGTGAACAAAAGGATTTTACATTGCGCTGGAATCTGATGAAAGATTTGTATCGTGGTATTCCCCAGCGGGAGATTGCGGCAAACTATAAGATTTCGCTGTGCAAGATAACCCGTGGTTCGAAGATTCTCAAGCAAAAGGGTTCCTATTGCCGGAAAATTCTCAGTGACCGGTATGATGACCATCTCCATATCTGA
- a CDS encoding VIT1/CCC1 transporter family protein: MKERELSASTTRFLMQMQANELTEHLVYAKIANHMKNEHNKAVLLRISEEEMKHAKIWENITGQKAKPKKRKASWLHFLSYILGFTFVLKKMENGEDNASKGYSSLIDQLPEAQKIADDEKRHETELIAMLDEERLQYIGSMVLGLSDALVELSGTLAGLTFALQNTRLIALSGLITGISATLSMASSEYLSAKNSGDKNAAKSSMYTGIAYVFTVAFMVLPYLVFSSYVLALVVMMVTVVIIIMLFTYYTSVAKDLPFGKRFLEMAGISLTVAAISFCIGILVKKFLGIEI, translated from the coding sequence ATGAAAGAGAGAGAATTGAGCGCCTCTACGACCCGGTTCCTCATGCAAATGCAAGCCAACGAACTAACGGAACACTTGGTATACGCTAAAATTGCAAATCACATGAAAAACGAACACAACAAAGCCGTATTGCTTCGGATTTCCGAAGAGGAAATGAAGCATGCAAAAATCTGGGAAAACATCACCGGGCAAAAAGCAAAACCCAAGAAAAGAAAAGCCTCCTGGTTGCATTTTCTCAGTTACATCCTTGGCTTCACTTTTGTGCTTAAAAAAATGGAAAACGGAGAGGATAATGCATCCAAAGGCTATTCTTCCTTAATCGACCAGCTTCCCGAGGCACAGAAAATTGCGGACGATGAAAAACGCCATGAGACAGAACTCATTGCCATGCTTGACGAAGAACGACTCCAGTATATCGGGTCTATGGTCCTTGGCCTCAGTGACGCGCTCGTAGAACTCTCTGGAACCCTCGCAGGATTGACCTTTGCCCTCCAGAATACCCGCCTGATAGCCCTTTCGGGGCTTATTACCGGAATTTCTGCAACGCTTTCCATGGCTTCCAGCGAATATTTATCCGCAAAGAACAGCGGCGACAAGAATGCAGCAAAGAGCAGCATGTACACAGGCATTGCCTATGTCTTTACGGTTGCCTTCATGGTACTTCCCTACCTGGTATTCTCCTCCTATGTCCTGGCACTTGTAGTGATGATGGTAACTGTTGTAATCATTATCATGCTTTTCACCTATTATACCTCGGTGGCCAAAGACCTTCCCTTTGGCAAACGGTTTTTGGAAATGGCAGGTATCAGCCTTACAGTCGCTGCCATATCGTTCTGCATCGGAATTCTTGTAAAGAAATTCCTAGGAATTGAGATATAA
- a CDS encoding aldo/keto reductase, whose translation MKYIPFFDRDLAQIALGCDHYGETISEEISFAQMDAYVEAGGNLLDTAHVYGQDKAGESSTSELVIGKWLKANGMRKELTVVSKGCHPFKDDLHRSRLNEKDMLEDIEKTLEQLGTDSVDIWYFHRDNLQLKASEILDMGSVLIKKGMVKHLGTSNWTTERIEEANTWAKAHDKPAFSISEIQWSLARCTPLTWGDDTLVCMTEKQQIWYEKNNFPVMCFASQAKGLFSKVIAGTENTLSKQARSRFLTEGNLALVPKCKALSEELGVTPAAICMAYLTSMKNPTIAIAGSSRLSQITDTLSGADLTLTEDQLRSLR comes from the coding sequence ATGAAATACATCCCTTTTTTTGATAGAGACCTAGCCCAGATTGCCCTTGGCTGTGACCATTACGGAGAAACCATCAGCGAAGAAATCTCATTCGCCCAAATGGATGCATATGTTGAGGCAGGAGGAAACCTGCTCGATACAGCCCATGTATATGGACAGGACAAAGCAGGGGAAAGCTCAACAAGTGAACTGGTTATCGGTAAATGGTTGAAAGCGAACGGGATGAGAAAGGAACTGACTGTCGTATCAAAAGGATGCCACCCCTTCAAGGATGACTTGCACCGCTCCAGGCTCAATGAGAAAGACATGCTTGAGGATATCGAAAAAACTCTTGAGCAACTTGGCACCGATTCTGTGGATATCTGGTATTTCCATAGGGACAATCTACAGCTCAAGGCATCAGAAATCCTTGATATGGGAAGCGTCCTGATTAAAAAGGGTATGGTAAAACACCTAGGGACTTCCAATTGGACAACAGAAAGGATAGAAGAGGCCAATACGTGGGCAAAAGCCCATGACAAACCGGCTTTTTCCATCAGCGAGATCCAATGGAGCCTTGCAAGGTGCACTCCCCTCACCTGGGGAGACGATACGTTGGTCTGCATGACGGAAAAACAGCAAATATGGTATGAGAAAAACAATTTTCCTGTAATGTGCTTTGCCTCCCAGGCAAAAGGGCTTTTCTCAAAAGTCATCGCAGGGACTGAGAATACTCTGAGCAAACAGGCCAGAAGCCGCTTCCTCACCGAGGGAAACCTTGCGCTGGTTCCAAAATGCAAAGCCTTATCCGAGGAACTTGGCGTTACCCCTGCAGCAATCTGTATGGCCTACCTTACCAGTATGAAAAACCCAACCATTGCCATTGCAGGGTCTTCGCGCCTTTCCCAGATTACCGACACCCTTAGCGGTGCAGACTTGACTCTAACTGAAGACCAACTCCGTTCACTTCGATGA
- a CDS encoding DMT family transporter, with amino-acid sequence MIRYRTGIALTLISSCFFGLMGLFNRIALEGGVSLFERITLRFFLASLILFALIKIQGKKMALPKGFGLRLILSSSLFFGGTSFFLFYSYLFIPTSLTTTLHFTYPLLILGGNILLDGARPSLLQKIGTALSIAGLLFALRPGSGDQSINSFGIFLALASAVTFLLYVRFLSKKESKDMDNTVLMFYVLLFSALAWSFPTLFLILKNGHGPLVWSKAIVGLLGLAVPSTALACTFFSLGVRSIGSDKASILSVFEPLTSILAGVVLLGEKLPSTFALGAFLILCGSYLVSKSKSDTVCLAPIA; translated from the coding sequence ATGATCCGATACAGAACAGGGATAGCCCTAACTCTTATTTCATCATGTTTCTTTGGACTGATGGGCCTCTTCAACAGGATAGCTCTCGAGGGGGGGGTCAGTCTCTTTGAACGGATTACCCTTCGTTTTTTCCTGGCCTCCTTGATTCTCTTCGCCCTGATCAAAATACAGGGCAAAAAGATGGCCCTGCCAAAAGGATTTGGGTTACGGCTGATTCTTTCCTCCTCGCTCTTTTTCGGGGGTACAAGTTTCTTTCTTTTCTATTCCTATCTCTTTATTCCTACTTCCTTGACGACTACCTTGCATTTCACCTACCCACTTCTTATTTTGGGGGGAAATATCCTCCTGGACGGGGCGCGCCCTTCGCTTCTACAGAAAATCGGTACCGCCTTGTCGATTGCAGGGTTGTTATTTGCCCTGAGGCCTGGTTCTGGGGACCAGAGCATTAACAGTTTCGGCATCTTTCTCGCCCTTGCCTCAGCGGTAACTTTCTTGCTGTATGTCCGTTTTCTCTCAAAAAAAGAGAGCAAAGACATGGATAATACCGTACTGATGTTTTATGTCCTTTTATTTTCAGCTCTTGCTTGGTCGTTTCCAACCCTGTTCCTTATACTGAAAAACGGGCATGGACCCTTGGTATGGTCAAAGGCTATCGTGGGACTCTTAGGACTGGCAGTTCCCTCCACCGCCCTTGCTTGCACCTTTTTCTCTTTGGGGGTAAGAAGCATCGGGTCAGACAAAGCCTCTATTCTCAGTGTCTTCGAACCGCTAACCTCCATTCTCGCCGGGGTGGTACTGCTCGGAGAAAAACTTCCCTCCACATTTGCCCTCGGGGCATTCCTTATTCTTTGTGGTTCTTATCTCGTTTCCAAATCCAAGTCAGATACAGTTTGCCTTGCACCTATCGCCTAG
- a CDS encoding AEC family transporter, with amino-acid sequence MEQSFSQPLSFLFIIFLANILKRFGIFGKDDFKVLAKITLNVTLPAAIIASFDSFSMDYTLFILVGYGILANVILMGVAYWIMRKESNNKKAYALLNGATYNIGNFSFPFIQGLFGAPGLVVAALFDLGNALMTTGFTYSIASSTAGGTRPSPKDLAKKLLESAPFDTYLVMLTLSFFNLHLPLVLSQTMQMIGKANPIIAMFMIGLMLDIHFEKDWIRDSIKILSIRLLSGIAFSAAIWYFTPLDTVVKITLVLIFFSPISTISAAFTERCTHDGRLSSFTTSLSVIASIGLYLFLIPLLMA; translated from the coding sequence ATGGAACAATCTTTTTCACAACCCCTATCGTTTCTTTTCATCATATTCCTTGCCAATATCCTTAAACGATTCGGAATATTCGGAAAAGATGATTTTAAAGTGCTCGCGAAGATAACCTTGAACGTAACGCTTCCCGCCGCAATTATTGCCAGCTTCGATTCATTCTCCATGGATTATACTTTGTTCATCCTTGTCGGCTATGGAATTTTGGCAAACGTCATCCTGATGGGAGTTGCTTACTGGATAATGCGAAAGGAATCAAACAACAAGAAGGCCTATGCACTGCTCAATGGGGCCACCTATAATATAGGGAATTTTTCGTTTCCCTTCATCCAAGGACTCTTCGGGGCCCCCGGACTGGTTGTCGCAGCTCTCTTCGACCTTGGCAATGCACTCATGACCACTGGATTCACCTATTCCATTGCATCTTCGACCGCGGGCGGGACAAGGCCCAGCCCCAAAGACCTTGCAAAGAAACTCTTGGAATCTGCACCTTTCGATACCTATCTGGTCATGTTGACACTTTCGTTTTTTAACCTTCACCTACCATTGGTACTCTCACAGACTATGCAGATGATAGGAAAAGCAAACCCGATCATAGCAATGTTCATGATCGGGTTGATGCTTGATATACATTTCGAAAAAGACTGGATCAGGGACTCAATCAAGATTCTTTCCATCCGCTTGCTATCGGGAATAGCTTTCTCAGCAGCAATCTGGTACTTCACCCCGTTGGATACCGTGGTAAAGATTACCCTAGTCCTGATTTTCTTCTCCCCGATCTCAACGATCTCTGCTGCATTTACCGAGCGATGTACCCATGACGGACGGTTGTCATCCTTCACGACATCCCTTTCCGTAATTGCAAGCATTGGTCTTTACCTGTTCCTTATCCCGTTGCTTATGGCCTAA
- the xylA gene encoding xylose isomerase, whose protein sequence is MEYFVGDKEYFKGIGKIQFEGKGSDNPLAFRYYDADKKIGTKTMAEHLRFATAYWHSFCANGADPFGSATITFPFADKDPMTEAFAKADAAFEFFTKLGTQYYCFHDADVAPMSDDAKTYEKNYHKVADVLLARQKATGVKLLWNTANAFSHPFYMNGAATNPDFAVVSRAALQVKNCLDVNVQLGGSNYVFWGGREGYMSLLNTDMKREREHLGRFLAMARDYGRSIGFKGTFLIEPKPMEPSKHQYDYDAQTAIAFIREFGLEADFKCNIEANHATLAGHTFAHDLQVCADNHMLGSVDANQGDAQNGWDTDEFPSNVYETVSAMLVILRQGGLKDGGLNFDAKRRRNSTDLEDLFIAHIGGMDSFALGLEIANRIIEDGKFDSLVKNRYASFDAGNGNLFEAGKMDFATLAEMGRNAQIVQHSGKQEYLNNLLNSYLFG, encoded by the coding sequence ATGGAATATTTTGTAGGTGACAAGGAATACTTCAAGGGAATCGGGAAGATTCAGTTTGAGGGAAAAGGCAGTGATAATCCACTCGCCTTCAGGTATTATGACGCCGATAAGAAAATCGGTACCAAGACCATGGCAGAACATCTGAGATTTGCCACCGCCTATTGGCATAGTTTCTGTGCGAATGGAGCCGATCCCTTCGGAAGCGCAACGATTACGTTTCCTTTCGCAGACAAAGACCCTATGACCGAGGCTTTTGCCAAGGCTGATGCAGCCTTTGAATTCTTTACGAAGCTCGGTACCCAGTACTACTGCTTCCATGATGCAGATGTCGCTCCGATGAGTGACGATGCAAAGACCTATGAGAAGAACTACCATAAGGTTGCCGACGTCCTGCTTGCCAGGCAGAAGGCCACCGGGGTCAAGTTGCTCTGGAATACTGCCAATGCTTTCAGCCATCCTTTCTATATGAATGGGGCAGCAACCAATCCTGACTTCGCCGTTGTTTCCCGTGCAGCCCTGCAGGTAAAAAATTGCCTGGATGTAAATGTGCAGCTTGGCGGTAGCAATTATGTTTTCTGGGGTGGCCGTGAAGGGTATATGTCATTGCTCAACACTGATATGAAGCGGGAACGTGAACATCTTGGCCGTTTCCTTGCCATGGCACGCGATTATGGCCGGAGTATTGGTTTCAAAGGCACCTTCCTTATCGAACCTAAACCGATGGAACCTTCCAAGCACCAATATGACTACGATGCCCAGACTGCAATTGCCTTTATCAGGGAATTTGGGCTTGAGGCCGATTTCAAGTGCAATATCGAGGCTAACCATGCGACACTGGCCGGCCATACGTTTGCCCATGACCTGCAGGTCTGTGCCGACAACCACATGCTGGGAAGTGTCGATGCCAACCAGGGTGATGCCCAGAATGGTTGGGATACCGATGAATTCCCCTCAAATGTCTACGAGACTGTTTCCGCGATGTTGGTCATCCTCCGTCAGGGTGGACTCAAAGATGGCGGTTTGAACTTCGACGCAAAGCGCAGGAGGAATTCCACTGACCTGGAAGACTTGTTCATTGCCCATATCGGAGGCATGGATAGTTTCGCCCTTGGTCTGGAAATTGCCAACAGGATTATCGAGGACGGGAAGTTCGATTCCTTGGTAAAGAATCGTTATGCATCTTTTGATGCGGGAAACGGCAATCTGTTCGAGGCAGGGAAGATGGATTTTGCAACCCTTGCCGAGATGGGCAGAAATGCACAAATCGTACAGCACAGTGGCAAACAGGAATATCTGAACAACCTGCTCAATTCCTACCTGTTCGGTTAG
- the xylB gene encoding xylulokinase codes for MQIVAGIDTGTQSTKVLCYDVQKKDVVLVTSAPHNLDSRDDGSREQEASWYIEAIKSCFAQIPAEIKKHIVALGVSGQQHGFVPLDKDGQVLAPVKLWCDTSTSRQCDTLTRRLGGEDAVFALLGNQILPGYTASKVLSLKENNSVAYAKLAHILLPHDYINFYLTGNYTMEAGDASGTAMLDVRTKQWSKEVLAAIDDERDLLGMLPSLIKEGSSCGTVQGKVAAELGLGLDVVVSTGGGDNMMGAIGTGCVQGGTLTMSMGTSGTLFGYSDSCVADRQGRLAAFCSSSGGYLPLLCTMNCTITTEQVRSLFGYDVKQLDALAGQAPIGCNGVTMLPYFNGERVPNFPHGKGVLAGFDLTNMKPENIARAALESSVYAMKGGLDAFRELGFVPKRLILTGGGAKSPIWRRITCDVMQLPVDVPQVTESAAFGAALQALWTLQGGSLADLIAEHVKFDDSKRCEVDVSVKEAYEHAYGRYQTYVESMRAIFS; via the coding sequence ATGCAAATTGTTGCCGGAATTGATACTGGAACGCAGAGCACGAAGGTTCTCTGCTATGATGTTCAAAAGAAAGACGTTGTTCTTGTTACCAGTGCACCCCATAACCTCGATAGCCGGGATGACGGGAGCAGGGAGCAGGAAGCCTCATGGTATATCGAGGCTATCAAGTCATGTTTTGCCCAGATACCTGCAGAAATTAAAAAACACATTGTTGCCCTCGGTGTATCCGGCCAGCAACATGGCTTTGTCCCCTTGGACAAGGATGGCCAGGTCTTGGCCCCTGTAAAACTCTGGTGTGATACCTCGACCTCCAGACAATGCGATACCTTGACCCGACGTCTCGGTGGTGAGGATGCAGTCTTTGCACTGCTGGGAAACCAGATTCTTCCCGGTTACACCGCCTCAAAAGTGCTTTCTTTGAAAGAAAACAACAGTGTAGCGTATGCAAAGCTTGCCCACATTCTGTTGCCCCATGATTATATCAATTTCTATTTGACCGGGAACTATACCATGGAAGCAGGCGATGCCTCTGGTACGGCCATGCTCGATGTACGCACCAAACAGTGGAGCAAGGAAGTTCTCGCGGCCATTGACGATGAAAGGGACCTGCTGGGTATGCTTCCCAGTCTTATCAAAGAAGGGTCTTCCTGTGGTACGGTCCAGGGAAAGGTTGCCGCTGAGCTGGGTCTTGGCCTGGATGTCGTCGTTTCCACCGGCGGTGGGGACAATATGATGGGAGCCATAGGGACAGGGTGTGTCCAGGGTGGTACCTTGACTATGAGCATGGGGACCAGCGGGACTTTGTTCGGTTACAGCGACAGCTGTGTTGCCGACCGACAGGGACGCCTGGCTGCTTTCTGTTCCTCGAGTGGGGGCTATCTTCCCTTGCTTTGTACGATGAACTGCACCATTACCACGGAGCAGGTCCGTTCGCTTTTTGGATATGATGTCAAGCAATTGGATGCCTTGGCCGGGCAGGCACCCATTGGCTGCAACGGGGTTACCATGCTTCCCTATTTCAATGGTGAGCGGGTTCCTAACTTTCCCCATGGAAAGGGTGTGCTTGCAGGGTTTGACCTCACCAATATGAAACCCGAGAATATTGCCCGGGCCGCCTTGGAAAGTTCTGTCTATGCAATGAAGGGTGGCCTTGATGCTTTCCGGGAACTTGGGTTTGTCCCCAAGCGCTTGATCCTTACCGGGGGAGGGGCCAAAAGCCCAATCTGGCGGAGAATTACGTGCGATGTCATGCAGCTTCCTGTCGATGTCCCCCAGGTGACAGAGAGTGCTGCCTTCGGGGCAGCCCTGCAGGCTCTGTGGACCCTGCAGGGAGGTAGCCTTGCAGACCTCATCGCAGAACATGTCAAGTTCGATGATTCCAAACGTTGTGAAGTGGATGTATCAGTCAAAGAGGCCTATGAGCATGCCTATGGCCGTTATCAAACATATGTAGAGTCTATGCGAGCAATATTCAGTTAG